The Terriglobus sp. TAA 43 sequence GTCGGGCGCGAAGGAGAATTTTCATGAACCGCCGTCATTTTCTCTCGCACGCCGCCTTGGCCGCCGCAGCTTCCACCTCCCTGATGGCCGAGGCCCAGCGCCCCGAAGCACAAGCGCCTGTAAAGGGCCCTCTGCCGCCGTCTATCGCGGCTTTGCCCAACCGTAAGGCAGAAGCAACGCCTGTTACCGTAGCGGAGCGCGGCGAGCGCATTGCCCGCGCACAGGAGTTGATGGCAAAGCAGGGAATCGCCGGTGTCCTGCTGGCGGGCGGCACGTCCATGGTGTACTTCACCGGTATCCGCAGCGGCAACAGCGAACGCATGTTCGCGTTCATCATCCCCGTAAAGGGAGCAGCATTCCTTGTATGCCCGTCGTTTGAAGAAGACCGAATGCGCGAGCGTCTGGACACCATTCCCGGCGGTCAGAACGTGCGCATCTACACCTGGCACGAGGACGAAAGCCCCTTCGCTCTGGTAGGCAAAGGACTGGCCGATGCGGGCCTGCGCACGGGCAAACTGGGCGTTGAAGAAAAGACGCCGTACATCTACGCATCCGAAATCGCGAAAGCCAATCCGAATTTGCAAGTGGTCGATGGAACACCGATTACAGCCGGTTGCCGCAGGATCAAGACGAAGCATGAACTGGATCTGCTGACGCTGGCGAATCAGGTAACTCTCTCTGTGTACGAAGCCGCATGGAAAGCCGGCCACCCCGGCATGAACACAGCCGACTTCAGCGCGCTGATGGGCGCAGCTTACGTCAAGAGCGGATTTCCCGGCTTCTCAAGCTGCGAGACAGGCATCTATAGCGCGCTCCCGCATGGCTCCATCAAGCCGCAGGTCATCAAGGAAAACGACATCGTCCTCATCGACGACGGTTGCACCGTGG is a genomic window containing:
- a CDS encoding Xaa-Pro peptidase family protein, with translation MNRRHFLSHAALAAAASTSLMAEAQRPEAQAPVKGPLPPSIAALPNRKAEATPVTVAERGERIARAQELMAKQGIAGVLLAGGTSMVYFTGIRSGNSERMFAFIIPVKGAAFLVCPSFEEDRMRERLDTIPGGQNVRIYTWHEDESPFALVGKGLADAGLRTGKLGVEEKTPYIYASEIAKANPNLQVVDGTPITAGCRRIKTKHELDLLTLANQVTLSVYEAAWKAGHPGMNTADFSALMGAAYVKSGFPGFSSCETGIYSALPHGSIKPQVIKENDIVLIDDGCTVEGYAADISRTFVYGTPSDKMKRVFDTVHKAQAAARDAAKAGNECQSVDKAARDIITAAGFGPDYKTFTHRLGHGIGMDGHEWPYLVRGNKTILETGMCFSDEPGIYLPNEFGVRLEDCMHITPEGGVLFTPQSPSLTAPFAV